The following coding sequences lie in one Zingiber officinale cultivar Zhangliang chromosome 2B, Zo_v1.1, whole genome shotgun sequence genomic window:
- the LOC122049276 gene encoding syntaxin-81-like, translating to MAKSRDITEDFREATHATALSFGYDEAKLVALLASFILRKPLEKPPFEKAAIKTLESISELEHFITKHRKDYVDLHRITEQERDNIEHEVLDPTMRPSIKEL from the exons ATGGCTAAGAGTAGGGACATAACCGAAGATTTTAGGGAAGCTACCCATGCGACAGCTCTCTCTTTTGGCTACGACGAG GCCAAATTGGTTGCGCTCTTGGCATCCTTCATTTTGCGCAAACCCTTGGAGAAACCTCCATTTGAAAAAGCTGCAATTAAGACG cttGAAAGTATTTCAGAATTGGAACACTTCATCACTAAGCATCGGAAAGATTATGTGGATCTGCATCGAATCACTGAACAGGAGAGGGACAACATTGAACATGAA GTACTTGATCCAACCATGAGGCCGAGTATAAAAGAGCTTTAA
- the LOC122048443 gene encoding uncharacterized protein LOC122048443, protein MWLLLNPRGEETAGAILVQNREDPGSRSRRQCADRSEQKRRIKQQNQENDEQPTSANYGIEDHLFDSENESAVLSSPIPWISCSGSKGNKVEQVADIKGSSIIPSTPASPTLPSPRHLSPSPSFSSDTSKPKIIYKSKASPPPPPDYLKHEHGNHATARRLKEELKNSSRRECRDATNDITSPRNEQADNCGEDVAEASGGATEETSNHEAGGGEANEVDKKADEFIARFREQIRLQRIESIKRSTKQRSNKKQQVM, encoded by the exons ATGTGGCTTCTGCTCAACCCGAGAGGGGAGGAGACCGCAGGCGCTATCCTTGTACAAAACAGGGAAGATCCCGGAAGTAGATCCAGGCGGCAGTGTGCCGACCGTAGTGAGCAGAAGCGTCG CATAAAACAACAAAACCAGGAGAACGATGAGCAGCCTACCTCAGCTAACTATGGAATTGAAGATCACCTGTTTGATTCAGAGAACGAGTCCGCAGTACTCTCCTCTCCAATCCCGTGGATATCATGCTCAGGGTCGAAGGGGAATAAGGTCGAACAGGTGGCCGACATAAAAGGCAGTAGCATCATTCCCTCAACTCCCGCGTCCCCCACTTTGCCTTCCCCAAGGCATCTTTCTCCTTCGCCGTCGTTCTCATCCGACACGTCGAAGCCGAAGATTATCTACAAAAGCAAGGCCAGTCCGCCGCCTCCACCCGACTACCTCAAACATGAGCACGGAAATCACGCAACGGCCAGAAGGCTCAAAGAGGAATTGAAGAACTCGAGCAGGAGAGAATGTCGGGATGCCACCAACGACATAACAAGTCCAAGGAATGAGCAGGCTGATAATTGTGGGGAGGACGTTGCAGAGGCGTCTGGTGGTGCCACAGAAGAAACGTCAAACCATGAGGCGGGAGGAGGGGAAGCGAATGAGGTGGACAAGAAGGCGGATGAGTTCATAGCAAGATTCAGAGAACAGATCAGACTTCAGAGGATCGAGTCGATCAAGAGATCCACCAAGCAGCGAAGTAACAAGAAGCAACAAGTCATGTGA